Part of the Paenarthrobacter sp. JL.01a genome is shown below.
ATGCCGAGGGCTGATTCCACCAGGGCAACCACGGGGGTCTTGCCGTCCATGCGGTGGTAGGACTCGGTGACCTGGTCCGCGGACTCGGTCTTTGCGAGCATGACGCCGAGGAGCCCCGGCGTGCCGCGCAGGCCCGCGAGGTCATCGGCCCAGAAATCGCTGGTGGCATCGTTGATACGGACCCAGGCCTGGCCGCCACCGGTCAGCCAGTTCACGACGTTTTCGCGGGCAGCGTCCTTCTGGGACGGGTCAACGGCGTCTTCGATGTCAAGGATGATGGCGTCCGCACGCGAAGCCGCAGATTCGTCAAAAAGTTCCGTCTTCATGGCGTTCACGAGGAGCCAGGAACGGGCGATATCGGCAGGAATATTGCGGGTGGGCCGAATGGATTCGGCGGCGATGCTAGACGTCATGTATCTACCGTATCCGCCCTGCCGCCCGCAAGGCCAAGAATTCGCGTTCCTTGTGAGGATCAATACGAACTAAACGCCATATGACTGTGGAGTCCCGCAGTATGAAGGCCCGACGGCGGTACACGCCAGTCATGAACGGCCCACCTGACGCTGTTGTTCACGCGGCTCAACACGGCGTCTTTGAGTCTTCCGGTTGCAGGGCGTGGCTCAGGATTTCGTCCCGTTTCGGGCTGTTTCGCAGCGTTTCCGGGCGTTACCGCGCTACTTCCCAGCCGCCGTCGTCATGGGCTTTCATCGTTCCCAAGCCGTTGCACAGCTCGCCAAGTACTTGCCGCAGCGGATCACCCCAACCCACTCCAATCCATCGAAAGTAGCTCCCATGAAACTGCATCTGCCCCTCCTGAGCGTCGCGGCCGCCGTCGTACTAGCGCTGACGGTGAGCGGCTGCGGCGGTGCAGCCGAAGCCGGACAAAGCGGCCAGCCAGGCAACGAGGTCAAGGAACTTCGGTACCAAGGCTCGGCCAACAACGTGACCTTCCCCGAACTGGCAGCCGACCTCGGCTACCTGGGCGACCTGAATCTGAACTGGGTGGGTAACACCACCAGCGGGCCCCAGGACATTCAGTCGGCCGCTACCAACCAGACGGACTTCGGTGGTGCTTTCGCCGGCGCGGTGGTGAAGCTGATCGAAGCCGGCGCCCCCGTCAAGGGCGTGGTCAACTACTACGGCTCCGACGAAAAGAACTTCAGCGGTTACTACGTCAAGGCCGACAGCGACATCAAGGGACCCAAGGACTTGATCGGCAAGAAGATCGCGGTCAACACCCTGGGCGCCCACCATGAGGCTGTCATCAACACCTGGCTGACCAAGAACGGCCTGAGCCAGGACGAGATCAAGCAGGTCCAGTTGGTTCCCTTGGCTCCCAACGACACCGAGGAAGCGATCCGCCGCGGCCAGGTGGATGCCGGAACGCTCGGCGGGGTCCTGCAGGACCGTGCCGTTGAAGCAGGCGGACTGCGTTCCTTGTTCAGCGACGTCCAGCTGTTCGGCAACTTCGCAGGCGGGCAGATCGTGCTCCGCAACGACTTCATCGAGAAAAACCCGAACACCACCCGCACCTTCACCACTGGCGTCGCCAAAGCGATCAAGTGGGCAGCTGAAACACCGCGTGATGAGGTGATTGCCCGCTTCACCAAGATCATCGAAAGCCGCGGCCGCAACGAGAGCACGGCAAACCTGAAGTTCTGGAAGAGCCCCGGCGTACCGGACGCGGGCGTGATCCAGGACAAGGACTTCACGCGGTGGGAAGCCTGGCTGAACTCGGCCGGAATCGTCAAGGACAAGCTGACCGCGTCCAAGTACTACACCAACGACTTCAACGATCTCGCGAAGAAGGGATGACCATGACAGCGAAGATCAGCCTCAGGAATGTCACCAAAAAGTTCACGGTCCGGGCTACCAAGTCCACCCCCGCCACGACGCTGACTGCAATCGACTCCCTCAGCCTGGATGTCCGCGACGGCGAATTCCTCACCTTGGTGGGGCCCAGTGGTTCGGGGAAGACGACGCTCCTGGACCTGCTTGCCGGGCTTTCCACGCCCACCTCCGGAGAGGTATTGGTGGACGGCAAGCCGGTAACAGGACCTGGCAAAGACCGGGCCGTGGTTTTCCAGCAGTACGCCTTGTTCCCCTGGCGGACGGCTTCGGCCAACGTCTCCATCGGACTTGAGGGTGTGGGCCCGGACGGCAAAAAGCTGAACCGCCGCGAGCGCGCCGCGAAAGCCAAGGAGTACCTGGCGCTGGTAGGCCTCGCGGGCTTCGAGGATCGCTACCCGCACGAGCTCTCGGGCGGCATGAAGCAGCGCGTGGCCATCGCCCGCAGCCTGGCGTACGAGCCCGATGTGCTGCTGATGGATGAGCCGTTCGCAGCACTGGATGCCCAAACCCGCGAGCAGCTGCAGGACGAACTGCTGCGGATCTGGAAAGCCACCGGAAAGACCATCGTCTTCATCACGCACGGCATCGATGAAGCCGTGTATCTGGGCCAGCGCGTTGCAGTCTTGAGCGCACGTCCGGGCCGGCTCAAGGAAATCGTGGACATCGATATACCGGACCGTGACGGCGAGGAGGACATCCGCTCCAATCCTGCGTTCGTAGAGCATCGGCACCAGGTGTGGACCCTGCTTCACGACGAAGTCCGCCGGGCACAGGACGCCGGACACCGCAAAATCCTCCCGGACGGCAGTGCCCCGGACGAACCAGCAACCATCCCCGAAAGGAGCGCAGCCTGATGACCACCACCCTCGCACAGGCAGAAACCGCCGCGTCCGCACACCAGCGGACAACCGCCTTCGAGCCTTCCGTTTCACAAGTACCCACGGCGGAACGTACGACGCCGGCACCTGGCCTGGTGCGCCGGGCCATCTCCGCTGTGGGTTCGGGCGTGTGGAAGTCCGCGGCCATCCTTGCCTTTCTGGCGCTGTGGGAGCTCGGGCCGACGTACTTGGCCAGCCCGTCCACCCGGGTCTTCCTTCCGCCGCTGCATGAAGTGCTTCTGGCGTGGGGCAAGCTGTTCGAAGCCGGGACCATCCAGGGCCACATCGCAGCCAGCCTGACCCGCTCGGTGGCCGGTTTCGGCGCGGCCCTTGTGGCTGGTGTATCGCTGGGCTTGCTGATTGCCTGGTACGGACGGCTGAACTCGGTTCTGAACCCGTTGCTGGAACTCTTCCGCAACACGGCCGCCCTTGCCCTGCTTCCGGTGTTCACACTGCTGCTGGGTATCGGTGAAGAATCCAAGATCAGCATCGTGGCGTACGCTGCGTTCTTCCCGGTGCTGCTCAACACGATCGCAGGCGTGAAGACCGTGGATCCGTTGCTGATCCGGGCCGCGCGTTCGCTGGGCCTGAACAGCTTCCGGCTTTTCCAGAAGGTCATCCTGCCCTCGGCGGTTCCGACCATTTTCACCGGTATCCGCATGGCGGGCACGGCCTCGATCCTGGTTCTCATCGCAGCGGAAATGGTCGGCGCCAAAGCCGGACTCGGTTATCTGATCGTGAACGCGCAGAGCAGCTTCCTCATCCCGGACATGTACGCAGGCATCCTCACGGTCTCCCTGCTCGGGCTTGGCGTGAACTTCCTGCTGGTCGGCCTTGAACGGCACTTCTCCCGCTGGCGGACCGCTGTTGGTTCTGCCGCTTCCTAAGTTTTACCCGTGGCGATCCAGCCACACCCATCACTGAAAGAAAAGGAAAAACAATGACTGTCATTACCGAAACCAAGCTCGAATTCGCCAAG
Proteins encoded:
- a CDS encoding ABC transporter substrate-binding protein — translated: MKLHLPLLSVAAAVVLALTVSGCGGAAEAGQSGQPGNEVKELRYQGSANNVTFPELAADLGYLGDLNLNWVGNTTSGPQDIQSAATNQTDFGGAFAGAVVKLIEAGAPVKGVVNYYGSDEKNFSGYYVKADSDIKGPKDLIGKKIAVNTLGAHHEAVINTWLTKNGLSQDEIKQVQLVPLAPNDTEEAIRRGQVDAGTLGGVLQDRAVEAGGLRSLFSDVQLFGNFAGGQIVLRNDFIEKNPNTTRTFTTGVAKAIKWAAETPRDEVIARFTKIIESRGRNESTANLKFWKSPGVPDAGVIQDKDFTRWEAWLNSAGIVKDKLTASKYYTNDFNDLAKKG
- a CDS encoding ABC transporter ATP-binding protein, with amino-acid sequence MTAKISLRNVTKKFTVRATKSTPATTLTAIDSLSLDVRDGEFLTLVGPSGSGKTTLLDLLAGLSTPTSGEVLVDGKPVTGPGKDRAVVFQQYALFPWRTASANVSIGLEGVGPDGKKLNRRERAAKAKEYLALVGLAGFEDRYPHELSGGMKQRVAIARSLAYEPDVLLMDEPFAALDAQTREQLQDELLRIWKATGKTIVFITHGIDEAVYLGQRVAVLSARPGRLKEIVDIDIPDRDGEEDIRSNPAFVEHRHQVWTLLHDEVRRAQDAGHRKILPDGSAPDEPATIPERSAA
- a CDS encoding ABC transporter permease; protein product: MTTTLAQAETAASAHQRTTAFEPSVSQVPTAERTTPAPGLVRRAISAVGSGVWKSAAILAFLALWELGPTYLASPSTRVFLPPLHEVLLAWGKLFEAGTIQGHIAASLTRSVAGFGAALVAGVSLGLLIAWYGRLNSVLNPLLELFRNTAALALLPVFTLLLGIGEESKISIVAYAAFFPVLLNTIAGVKTVDPLLIRAARSLGLNSFRLFQKVILPSAVPTIFTGIRMAGTASILVLIAAEMVGAKAGLGYLIVNAQSSFLIPDMYAGILTVSLLGLGVNFLLVGLERHFSRWRTAVGSAAS